Part of the bacterium genome, GAAGCTCATGCGGAATTTTCCCGGCGGCTTCGGCAAGCTCGACGACCAAATCTTGATCGAAGGCCACGACGTCGATTTTCAGAACCTTTCCAAGCAGGGCACGACCATTCTGGTGCCGACCCATGCCAGCAATCTCGACAGCCTTTTAATCGGCTATGTCCTTTATCGCTTGGGCCTACCGCCTTTCCTCTATGGGGCCGGGCTCAATCTCTTCCACAACAAGCTGATCGGCTTTTTCATGGATCATCTCGGCGCCTACAAGGTCGACCGGCGGAAGAAGGCGCCGCTCTACATCGACGTCCTCAAGGCTTACGCCGGATATTCGATGGAACTAGGTTACCACAACTTGTTCTTTCCCGGCGGGACCCGCAGCCGGTCCGGCGAGGTCGAAAGCCGGCTCAAGCTTGGCCTGCTGGGCATGGGCCTCAACGCCTATGTCCATAACTTGAGGAACGAGAAGCCGAAGCCGGATATCTTCATCATCCCTTGCACCTTGAACTACCAGCTGGTGCTGGAAGCCGAGACTTTGATCGAGGATTACCTCAAGGAGGTCGGCAGGAGCCGCTACATCATCGAGGACGACGAGTTCTCGCAGATCCGGCGGATCGTCGATTTTCTCTCGGGCCTTTTTTCACTGGAGTCGCGAATCCACGTCGTCTTCTCGCAACCGCTCGACGTCTTCGGAAATCTGGTCGATTCGGAAGGCCGCTCGCTCGACCACCGCGGCCGGATCGTCGATCGGCGAAAGTACGTCGCGGTCGACGGCGGCTACGGCTTCGATAGCCAGCGCGATTTCGAGTACACCCAGGAGCTGGGCCAAAGCATCTTGCGGTCCTTTCATCGCGATACGGTGCTGGGCAGCGTCCAAGTCGTTTCTTATGTCGTTTGGAAGTGGTTGAAGGAAACCAACCCTCGGCTCGACCGCTATCGCTTGCTGCGAACCGGCGGCAGCCAGCCCAGCATGCCGCTGATGGAAACTTATTCCCGCCTCCAAAAAATGCTGAAATGGCTCGGCGATCTGGAGAAGAAAAACGAGATTCGCCTCGACCGGACTCTCCAAGCCGGCGACCCGGTCGCGGTCTTGGGCGAGGCTTTGGCCCATTTGAAGGATTATCATGTCCACCCGGTGCTGGAGCGAAAGGGCGACCGGCTTTTTCACTTCGATAGGCAGCTGATTTTCTATTACCAGAACCGCATGAACGCGGTGGAGGGCAAGCGATGAGCGCTCGGGCCAAAGCTTCCGCCGGATCCGGCACCGAGGCCTTGGTGGTGGGCGGCGGCAGCTTCGGCACCGCCATGGCGACCTTGCTGACCCGCAATCGCCGCAAGGTCCTGCTTTGGGTCCGGCGCGAGGAGCAAGCCCGCGAGATCAACAAGCACCACACCAACAAGAGCTACTTCCCGGAGAAGATGCTGCCGGCCAACCTGCAGGCGACGACCGACTTGGCCGAAGCCATGCGCCGCGTTCCGATCCTCATCGTCGCCGTTCCGACCAAAGGCTTCCGCGAAGTGGCCCGGCAAATCGGCGATCATTTGACCGGCGATCAAATCCTGATCCACGCCACCAAAGGCATCGAGCCGGTAACCTTCAAGCGAATGTCCGAGGTTTTGCGCGAGGAAACCTGCGCTCTCAAGATCGGGGTGATTTCGGGGCCCAACTTGGCCGAGGAGCTGATGGACGGGAATCCGGCCGGCGCGACCGTCGCTTCGCACTACGACGAGGCGGCCCGCAAGGCCCAGGAGCTGTTCCACGGCAGCCCGCTGCGACTTTACGCCGCCCGCGACGTCATCGGCACCGAGATCGGCGGCGCTTTCAAGAACATCATCGCCCTGATGTCGGGCGCCGCCCACGGGCTCGGCTTTGGCGCCAACACCAAGGCCTTGATCGTCACTCGGGGCTTGTCGGAGATGGCGCGTTATGGCGTGGCGCTGGGGGCCGAAGAGTCGACTTTCGGAGGCTTGGCCGGGATCGGCGACTTGATGGCTACCTGCAGCTCGACCTTGAGCCGCAACTTCCGAACCGGGCTGCGTTACGCCAAGGGCGAGAAATTGGAAGAGATCCTCGGCTCCTCTCAGCAAGTGGTGGAAGGAGTCCCGGCGACTCTTGCGGTCCATCAGCAAGCTCAACAACTGGGTTTGGACCTGCCGATGGTGCGGGCGGTCTACGGCGCCTTCTACGAAGGTCGGCAAATTCAGGACTTGCTCGGAGGATTGATGGAGCGGCCGACCGGCCGGGAGAGCTCATGACCCGCCCTTACCCGCTCAGTCTGCGCAATGACCGGCCGCTGCCGCCGACTTACGAGGGGCCGGCCTTTATTTGGGATATCGACAAAACTTACTTGTCGACCCATTTCTCCTCCTGGCGCGGCTTGCTGACGATCCCCCTCGAGCTCTCCACCGACAAGCTGGCCATCCCCGGGATGCCCGAGGTGCTGCGCGGTCTTCGCCGCGGCGCCGGCGAAGCGGTGGCATTGAATCCGATTTATTTCATCTCGGCCAGCCCGCCGTTTTTGCGCTCGTCGATCGAGGGGAAGATGCTGCGCGACGGCGTCGAGCACGACGGCATCACTTTCAAGGATTGGTTCCGGACCTTGCTCGAGCTGCGGCCCGACCGGCTCTTCGAGCAAGTCGGTTTCAAGACCGCGGCCCTGCTGCGCGGCCGGATGGATCGAGTCCATGCCCGCGAATATCTTTTCGGCGACGATTACGAAAAGGACGCCGAGGCTTTCTCGCTTTATGCTTCTTGGCTGCGCGGCGAGCTGGATGCCACCGGCTTGGAGGAGGCCTTGGCGGCCGCCGACGTTCCCGAGGCCGACCGGAGATCGATCTTGCAGGCCGCCCAAGCTCTGCCTGCCAAGCGCGGCGGAGTGGAGAAAATTTTCATTCACCTCGAGCGCAACAGCCCGCCGGAGCGTTTTGAACGTTTCGGATCTTCATTGGTTCCGGTGCGCGGCGCTTACCAGCTGGCGATGGTTTTGGCGCAGGATGGCTTGATCGGCGGCGACACCTTGGCGGCGGTGCGTGAAGCGGTGCGCGCGGCGCCACGATACCGCTATTCGAAGATTGAAGAGCTGGAGTTGGACGCGATGGATCGAGGAATCGTGCCGAAGGAAAAGGTTTCGCGAAGCAAAAAGAAGCACCCTCGAGCCAAGGCACGTCCGGCTCGCCGTTCTTAAAATTGTAAGGGAATGCTCAAGGAAGATGCAATTTTTTTTTGAATTCATTGGGCATTTATTTGTGCATCGTTTATAAATAGGTCCGAAAGGGGGAAGGTATGATCAGTATACTTCGGTATTTTTCCCTTCGTCTCACTTATCTCATCCTTCCAATTTTAATCACGGCACTGGCCGCTCCGGCTTTTGCCAGCAATGGCCTTTTGGTAGTTACCTCCGGTCCCCGAAGCCTCGGCATCGGCGGCGCCGGCGTTGCCTACGATCCGACGTCCAATACCCTCGTCAACAATCCGGCCGGACTCGCCTTCGTCGGCAATCAATTTGACTTGAGCTTTACGGTCGCGTTTCCCAACACTCGGATGGGAAGCTCAGCGGCCCCGGCCGGCAATCCCGATGCCGTCTTCGTCAACGGTTTCGACGACGGCATTCTCTTGCCCACCGGCAGCGCTTCCTTCCGGTTGTTCGGCGACAAGCTGGTGGCCGGCGTCGGAGCCTTCTTCTCGGCCGGCTTCAACGTCGATTTCCCGGTTTCACGCTTCAACAGCGCGATCACCGGCAATCGATATGACCGGTCCGGACGCTATGCTAATCTAAAAATCGTCCCCGGCGCGTCTTATCAGGTCTTGGATAATCTTTCGATCGGCGTGGGCCTCGACATCAACTACGCCTTCTTTCAAACCGACAACGCCACGTTGGCGCCGGGTTTTCCCGAGACGGTCGGCACCAATCGCACCGACAGCGCCTTGGGAATCGGCGGTCGGATCGGCGTTCAATATAAACCGGTCAAGATGCTGAGCATCGGGGCGATGTATGTCACCCGCCAGCACTTTCAGGCCTTCGATCGCTATCCCGACATCCTCGATACCGGCCTCGACCTTCCGCAAGAGGTCATTTTCGGTATCTCGCTCCAGCCGCTCAGCGGCTTTCGGATCCTCGGTGATTTCCGCTGGATCGATTGGTCCTCGGGCTTCCTGGGCCGGGATTTAGCCTTGGGTGGCTTGGAGTGGCGCGACCAATACGTCTTCGCGGGCGGTGCCGAGTATGACTTCGCTCCGAAATTCGATTTCCCGGTCGCTGTTCGGATGGGCTACAACTACGGCCGTTCGCCGATCACGCCGAAGAACGCCTTCCGGAACTTGCTCATTCCGCTGACGATCCAGCATCACTTGACCTTCGGTCTCAGCTTCGACATGAACAAGCATATCGGTATGGATGCGGCCTACGTCCATGAATTCGGGACAGTCATCACCGACGACGGAAGCGGCGGGCCCACCGGCGCCGGCTCTTTCGTCGGAGCTTCGGCCAACGCCTTTTCCATCGGTCTTCGAGGCCGCTGGGGAGGCGAAGACAAATAGCTCGAGCTAAGATTTTCGGCGGATTGGCGGCCCGGTCCGACGATGCGGGCCGCCTCTTCGACATCTTTCTCGTCACTTCCATCGGAACCATCCTCGGCGTCCGAGCCTTCCTTTGGCTGACCGGATACCCCCAGATCGGCGGCGGCCATCTTCACATCGCTCACATGCTATGGGGCGGCCTGCTCATGATGGCGGCCTTGCTTCTCATGCAATCGGTTCTGGTGCGTTGGGCCCGGCACACCGGAGCTTGGATCGGCGGCATCGGCTTCGGCCTCTTCATCGACGAGCTCGGAAAATTCATCACCAAGGACAACGACTACTTTTACCAGCCGACCTTCGCCATCCTCTACCTGCTCTTCGTCATGATCTATCTGGTGGCCCATTCTTGGATTCACAACCAGGGTCTGGCCCCTCAAGAGTCGCTGATCAACGCGGTGGATTACCTCAAGGAGGGTGTGTGGCGGAAGCTCGAGCCCGGCGAGAAGGCGAGGGCGATGCGTCTGGCCGCCGCCGATCCGAGCCATCCTTTGGCCGGCCCGATCGAGGGCATGCTGGACCGGATCGACGAGGGCGAAGCCCGCGGACCGAGCCGCTGGGAGCGTTGCCGGGATTGGGCCAGGCGGAATTACCTCCGGCTCGTGCATTGGAAGGGTTTCGCGACTTCGCTGGTGGTTCTGCTGTGCGGCTCCGCCCTGATCGACATTTTGGAATACCGGCACCGCTTGCCCTTGCTGTGGAGCAATCCCGAGGGCCTGAACTTCGGCGAGCGGGCCGGCATGCTCTCCGGTTTCGCCTCGGCCTTGCTGGTGCTGGCCGGCGCGATCCCCGCTTTCAGCGGGCGACGTTTGCTGGCTTACCGGCTATTCGAAAAGGCGCTCCTGCTTTCGCTCTTCGTCAATCAGGTCTTCGTTTTTGCGCGGGTCCAGGCCTTGGGGATATTCGACTTCGTCTTTACGCTGCTATTGCTGCTTTCGGTGCGGCTGTTGATCCAGGAAGAAGAGGCGGTCCTGGAAGAAGAGGCCGCTAAAGCACCACCGCGACATCGGGGTGGCCCTTGAGCTCGGTGTAAAGCTGGTTCAATTGGTCTTGGGAGGTCGCGTTGATCGTGCAGGTCACGCTGAGGTATTTCCCCTTGTCGCTCGGCCTCAACTCGATCTGGGCGGCGTCGAAGTCGGGTGCATGGCGGAGCACGACGCCGACGACGTTTTGGACGAATCGCGAATGCTTGAGGCCCATGACCTTGATCGGAAACTCACAAGGGAAAATTAGGGGGCTGCCGTTCATTCGTCCAGCCTAACATAGGCTCCGACCGGCGTCATGCGCTTGGGCTAGTTGTTGACGGTCGCTTGCCGGCCGCCGGCCTGAGCAGCATCGGTCAAGGCGAGGCGCTCGGGCGCGAACATGCTGGGATCGCCTCGGCGATGCAGGGCGACATAGCTCTCGGTGCCGCGCCAAGCGAGGTCCAAGGAAAGGTCCTCCCGGACCGCCAGCCGCGCCAGATTGGTCGGGATCGGGGTACTGTAGACCGGACGGCCGGGTGCCGCTTCGGCCATCCCGTTCGCCAAGTTGACGGCGTCGGCACCGCCTTCGCCGTTGCTGCAGGACCACATCAGGATTTGGCCGTCGGGCTCGAGGATCGCGTCGAGGTCGCCCAGATCGCCACTCACCAGGTCCGAGATATCGATGAAATCCTCTTCCCGGCTCGCCACCACCGTTTCCGGTCGGGCCGGATCCGGCCCTTCCAGGGCTAAACCGGTGCGCATGCCGTGTCCGCTGAAGACGACGGTATGAAGCCGGCGATGGACGCCTTCGTGGGCGGTTCGCAGGGCCTCGCGCGCTCCCGCTTCATCGGCCGATTCGAAATAGAGAACGTGGAATCGCCCGCTTTCCATCAGCGAATCGAGCACCGGAAATCCGGTATGGGAGGCGAAAGCGCCATTGTAGTCGGAGGTCGGGCCGATCACCACCGCCACCGGCCGGTCGGGAGTGGTGGTTCCGAGGGTTTCGTGATTGTGCAGCAGAGTCAAGGCGTGGCCGAGGGAGACGATCCGGTCGCCGGCATGGGCGCCAAGGGCATCGAGCCGAGCCCGGAAAGAGTCGTAAGTCTCGCCGTCGGGCGGCAAATGAGGATGGCCATCGGCCCGGAGCCGGGCGATGGCGTCGCGCCAGAGTCGATCCCGCTCGGCACCCGAAACTTTCTCGAAGCGACGATGATAGGCCAAGGCCTCGTCGACCGAAGGCGGCAAGCCCGGAGCTTCGGCCGGGCTTGCCGCCTCCTCGGTTCCAAACAGGTCTTCAAAAGTTTCGAAAGCCTCGGTGACCACTCCTTCCAAGGTCGAGGGCGGGGGGAGCGGCGGTGGGTCGCCGGCCGACCCGCCCGACCACATGGCTTCCAATCGCCGGACCAAGTCGCCATCGAATAGCGAGTGGCGCATCGCGACCGGGCGCTCGACTCGCGGGATTGGCGGCAAGACCGAGCTGTGCGGCGCCGAGTTTTGGCGAGGTCGAGGTTGAGACCTGGAAACTTCCACCGGCGGGAGAGGCTGAGATTGAAGATGGCGTGGGACGATGGGAGAGGTTGGGGTCATGGCGCTCGTAGCGGGCGCCCCCGGCGATATCTTCCTGTTGAGCAATCTTCGTACCAAAAGTGGGTAAAACCCGCAAAATATGCTCGTATAAACATTTGATATTACTATACTTTTTAAAAATTCCGCGGGAGTTTGCCTGTCCCCTAACGGGTGGCTGGAGACGGCAGACCTTTTTGGCTTCCATCCGGGGAGCCGGTTCCTCAGTCTGGAAAAACCGATGACAAGAAAAATTCTTCCGGATTAAATGAAAAAGCTCCGCTGGGAGCCTGCTATGGTCCGAGTGAT contains:
- a CDS encoding 1-acyl-sn-glycerol-3-phosphate acyltransferase codes for the protein MKSADQKRVVVEVVERVLHDQTRDTSKVESLIFDTLYEERRRLETEKDRKKAKEEARFYRRLQEKALRGGHEQQREVLAELIRHFAQEVLGHFNEAIYRVATRIVPVGLNLLLNTLSPLKLMRNFPGGFGKLDDQILIEGHDVDFQNLSKQGTTILVPTHASNLDSLLIGYVLYRLGLPPFLYGAGLNLFHNKLIGFFMDHLGAYKVDRRKKAPLYIDVLKAYAGYSMELGYHNLFFPGGTRSRSGEVESRLKLGLLGMGLNAYVHNLRNEKPKPDIFIIPCTLNYQLVLEAETLIEDYLKEVGRSRYIIEDDEFSQIRRIVDFLSGLFSLESRIHVVFSQPLDVFGNLVDSEGRSLDHRGRIVDRRKYVAVDGGYGFDSQRDFEYTQELGQSILRSFHRDTVLGSVQVVSYVVWKWLKETNPRLDRYRLLRTGGSQPSMPLMETYSRLQKMLKWLGDLEKKNEIRLDRTLQAGDPVAVLGEALAHLKDYHVHPVLERKGDRLFHFDRQLIFYYQNRMNAVEGKR
- a CDS encoding NAD(P)H-dependent glycerol-3-phosphate dehydrogenase, with translation MSARAKASAGSGTEALVVGGGSFGTAMATLLTRNRRKVLLWVRREEQAREINKHHTNKSYFPEKMLPANLQATTDLAEAMRRVPILIVAVPTKGFREVARQIGDHLTGDQILIHATKGIEPVTFKRMSEVLREETCALKIGVISGPNLAEELMDGNPAGATVASHYDEAARKAQELFHGSPLRLYAARDVIGTEIGGAFKNIIALMSGAAHGLGFGANTKALIVTRGLSEMARYGVALGAEESTFGGLAGIGDLMATCSSTLSRNFRTGLRYAKGEKLEEILGSSQQVVEGVPATLAVHQQAQQLGLDLPMVRAVYGAFYEGRQIQDLLGGLMERPTGRESS
- a CDS encoding outer membrane protein transport protein → MISILRYFSLRLTYLILPILITALAAPAFASNGLLVVTSGPRSLGIGGAGVAYDPTSNTLVNNPAGLAFVGNQFDLSFTVAFPNTRMGSSAAPAGNPDAVFVNGFDDGILLPTGSASFRLFGDKLVAGVGAFFSAGFNVDFPVSRFNSAITGNRYDRSGRYANLKIVPGASYQVLDNLSIGVGLDINYAFFQTDNATLAPGFPETVGTNRTDSALGIGGRIGVQYKPVKMLSIGAMYVTRQHFQAFDRYPDILDTGLDLPQEVIFGISLQPLSGFRILGDFRWIDWSSGFLGRDLALGGLEWRDQYVFAGGAEYDFAPKFDFPVAVRMGYNYGRSPITPKNAFRNLLIPLTIQHHLTFGLSFDMNKHIGMDAAYVHEFGTVITDDGSGGPTGAGSFVGASANAFSIGLRGRWGGEDK
- a CDS encoding DUF493 domain-containing protein; its protein translation is MNGSPLIFPCEFPIKVMGLKHSRFVQNVVGVVLRHAPDFDAAQIELRPSDKGKYLSVTCTINATSQDQLNQLYTELKGHPDVAVVL